CAGCGGAAACCTGAAACAGGATTTGAATAAGGGCATTTCCAGCATTGTCTATAATCATCTGAATAAGCCGACGCTGGTGACGTTTTCCAATGGAAAGAAAATTCAGTATATTTATGCTTGCCCTGAGGGGACTCGAAGGGATGCTGCCGGAGCAAAGCTAAGGCAGAAGGTCTTTGGCAATGGAGGGTCTTCGACGACGGTGGAGACCGACTACGTCGGGCCGTTTCACTATGAGGACTCGGACGGCGACGGCAGCAGTGCCACACCGGAAATCCTTTTCTTCTCCCATGAGGAGGGGCGGGTAAGGCGAGCGGGGAACGAACTTGTGTATGAGTCGTTTTTGAAGGATCACCTCGGGAACGTGCGCGTGATGTTTGCCGATATGAATGGCGATGGCTGGGTTGATCCCGATCCCGTCAATGGGGAGGTGTTGCAGGTGGATCATTAGTATGCTTGCATCCGCCTAAGCGGATCCTTTTGGTTTGAGAATGGCGGGGCTTTCGCTGGTGCCGGGGGTGAAGAATAGTTACTTGTTTACGGGGAAGGAGACACAAGATGAGTTGGGTTTGGGCTGGATCGACTTTGGGGCGCGGATGTATGATGCGGCGAGTAGTAGGTGGAATGGGGTGGATGCGTTGGGGGAGAAATATGTGGGATGGAGTCCATATAACTATGTGATGGGGAATCCATTAATATTTGTTGATCCGGATGGGCGGACTATTTATGATGCTGACGGAAATAAAATCATTGTTCAAAATGATAAAAAGACAAAAACGCTATCTTTTTCAACTGCAAATGGAGAAAAATTAAATGAAGGTACGCAAGAGATATTGAGTTCTCTAAACCAAAATCATGACGGACGAAAGCTCCTCCGTAAATTGGATAGAAATTCAAAAGAAAGGAAGCTTATTCTCTCTGAAAACATAGGCATACTTAAGCAATCTAACGCTGTGGGAATAGCACGAGGGCTGACCCTTACGGATAAAACTGGAAATGCTACAATTTATGTGTTTAAAGGATCTTTTGAGACAAAGCGGCTTTCTGAGGAGTCTTTAACAGAAGATAGCTACAATGTAATTGATTTTGACGAAACGAAAGGAAGAGAGCTTGCCACAATGAATATGAGTAAAACAGAAATTTTAGAACTATATAAAAACAAGACAGAAGTAGAAAGTCAAAAAAGAGAAGCTATTAATTCTCCAGGACATGATCAATCCCTTTATAGAAAATCTGAGAATTACAAGTATTCTTCCTTAGACAAATTTGTTGAATTGGTATCTTATCATGAAGCGGTTCATACTCTTCCTTCAAATAATATTAAAAATGCTGAGGCACATGCGGTGAAACGAGAAGTAAGGTATTTTAAAAGAAATTATCAAAAATGAATGATGAAACATAAATGGATACTACTGATATTTTTGCTGACGATAATCGCTTGTAACAGTGCCCAAGTAGGTATGAAAAAAAAGTTCTCGTATAAAACTAGAACTGTGAAAAGATGCCTTCCCGTAAATATCATTGAAGAACTTTTATCCGAGAGCTATTTTATAACACGTGATACTGCTCAATTCCATCATGTAATAGTTTATCCTTATATAATTTCAGATAGTGATCATTGTACGGGTCTCTATAGTTTTTATCTATCGGAAAACAGGAGCAATCCTGAACAACCGCCGACAGACGGACTTTTCCTATTTTTTGATGGAACTATACATACTCCCTCAAACTCTAAAATGGAGTCACAGAAAACCATTTCAGATTTCATGCTCAGCCATTCTTCGGAATTTACCTCGTACGATTTAGAAGAGATTAAGTATCATTTTTCTCTAGGGTTTATAAAATATTACATCCATTAAACGAGCGTAAACATTCAGAATGCCGCACACATTAATACCTCGACAAATTTAGACCACAAGTTAAGTGTAAAAAAAACTTAAATTGCAGTAGAGATAAAAAAGACACCGACATGCCCGATTGGCTTTGGACGATCACTTTTTACGACCAGCCGCCGGGCCTGGACTTCGACCCCTACGAGCGCAGCGCGACGATCTTCAAATCCTACACCTACGACCCCCGGGGCCGCCTCCTGCGCGTCGAACAAAAAACCTCGACCACGACGCCGGGACACAATTCCTCCAAATCCGTGATTACCAATACAACATCCGGGGGTGGCTCAGCAAATTTAACCAACCCTCGACGGCAACGCCGGGCGGCTCGTATCGGGACCTGCCCCGAATATCTCAAATATGGTCTGTGCAATAACTTATTTTTCCATATTTCGTTATTATTCCGAATTATAAATGCAATCGAAAAATGGAAAAAAATGATTTGCCCGATAAATCCCAGGAACCTCCGGGTTTGCCCCCATACACCCTTGTAAACCTTCCGGAAGAAATCCTTTCCGAACCTGAAATTCCTGCCGACCATCTAAAGCTGATTCCCCGGCTTGACCATTCACAGGCGACCCTTGCCGAGCGTCTCGAAGCCTTTGAAGACATGACCGATTCCGAAGTGGGCGATACCAGCCTCGTTCGGGCCAGAAACCTCGAAAGAGAGTTTGGCATCAGACAGCTCTACCTGAAGTTTGAAGGCGGAAACCCTACGGGAACTCATAAAGATCGTATCGCCTTTGCTCAATGTATGGATGCGCTGCGCCGGGGATACGACATCATTACCGTTGCTACCTGTGGAAATTATGGGGTTGCGACGGCTTTTGCCGGAAAACAGGCAGGCCTGCACACCAAAGTATATATACCTGCCAGCTATCATACCCGCCGCCTCGATGAAATGGAAAAGCTGGGTGCCGAGATTATCCGGGTAAATGGAGACTATGAAACCGCCGTAGCCGCTTCTCAGGAAGATGCCGCCCGGCACGAATGGTATGATGCCAATCCGGGGGGGGACAATACCATGCTTCAACTTCAGGCATATGGTGAAATTGCCTACGAGATCTATGATATTCTTCGCGATGCGCCTCGTGCAATCGCATGCCCGGTTTCCAATGGTACGGTGCTGGCCGGTATATACAAAGGATTTGTCCGGCTTCACAGAAGAGGTAAAATTTCCCGCATCCCAAAGATGGTTACAGGATCAGCCTTTAAAAAAAATCCGATCGTAGAGGCGTATGTTGGTGGGAAAACATTTTGCGAAGACCTTTCTCCTTCGGATATTCATGAGACGGATGTAAATGAACCCTTGATCAACTGGCATGCTTTTGACGGAGAACTTGCACTTGAC
The Bacteroidia bacterium DNA segment above includes these coding regions:
- a CDS encoding RHS repeat-associated core domain-containing protein, whose product is MRMAGLSLVPGVKNSYLFTGKETQDELGLGWIDFGARMYDAASSRWNGVDALGEKYVGWSPYNYVMGNPLIFVDPDGRTIYDADGNKIIVQNDKKTKTLSFSTANGEKLNEGTQEILSSLNQNHDGRKLLRKLDRNSKERKLILSENIGILKQSNAVGIARGLTLTDKTGNATIYVFKGSFETKRLSEESLTEDSYNVIDFDETKGRELATMNMSKTEILELYKNKTEVESQKREAINSPGHDQSLYRKSENYKYSSLDKFVELVSYHEAVHTLPSNNIKNAEAHAVKREVRYFKRNYQK
- a CDS encoding pyridoxal-phosphate dependent enzyme yields the protein MEKNDLPDKSQEPPGLPPYTLVNLPEEILSEPEIPADHLKLIPRLDHSQATLAERLEAFEDMTDSEVGDTSLVRARNLEREFGIRQLYLKFEGGNPTGTHKDRIAFAQCMDALRRGYDIITVATCGNYGVATAFAGKQAGLHTKVYIPASYHTRRLDEMEKLGAEIIRVNGDYETAVAASQEDAARHEWYDANPGGDNTMLQLQAYGEIAYEIYDILRDAPRAIACPVSNGTVLAGIYKGFVRLHRRGKISRIPKMVTGSAFKKNPIVEAYVGGKTFCEDLSPSDIHETDVNEPLINWHAFDGELALDCIRDTEGWAVNVSDRKMIAFARMLKEKEGVHVLPASTAGLISLIEKHKKTPLEPDRYVAVLTGRK